In Exiguobacterium sibiricum 7-3, a genomic segment contains:
- a CDS encoding zinc-binding dehydrogenase, translated as MKAWLNHAGDTIDQWTFEEVETPIPDEGQALIRVQAAALNPVDYKATKNPAWTYPHIPGVDLTGIVEQVGKDVTDIEPGERVAIHTNLQKNGAFAEYAVVDARALAKIPDDVSFTEAAAILCAGMTAYEAIVQKMNTTGKETILIHAGAGGVGGIGIQLAKRLGLSVATTASTENHDWVKNLGADLAIDYKKENVTEVIRDWTNGRGADLIFNTVGRDEATADFGRLAFSGQLAFIAGGPDQSVVKPFTLSPSVHEVALAAAYASKDDRAIRNLGHMANELLKLVSAKELDPLVTEEIPAADIVKGLQRLSERHVRGKIIATF; from the coding sequence ATGAAAGCATGGCTAAATCACGCAGGCGACACAATCGATCAATGGACATTTGAAGAAGTCGAAACTCCGATACCGGATGAAGGGCAGGCCTTGATTCGCGTTCAAGCTGCCGCCTTGAATCCCGTTGACTACAAAGCGACAAAAAATCCGGCCTGGACGTACCCGCATATTCCGGGTGTTGATTTAACCGGTATCGTTGAACAAGTGGGGAAAGACGTAACGGATATCGAACCCGGTGAGCGGGTGGCAATTCATACGAACCTCCAAAAAAACGGGGCTTTTGCGGAATATGCTGTCGTCGATGCCCGTGCCTTGGCCAAAATCCCGGACGATGTCAGCTTTACCGAGGCAGCGGCCATTTTGTGTGCCGGGATGACAGCCTATGAAGCAATCGTTCAGAAGATGAACACCACCGGTAAAGAAACCATTCTCATCCATGCCGGTGCGGGTGGGGTCGGCGGAATCGGGATCCAACTCGCCAAACGTCTTGGACTTTCCGTTGCAACGACGGCCTCGACGGAGAATCACGATTGGGTCAAGAACCTCGGTGCAGATCTTGCGATCGACTATAAAAAAGAAAATGTGACAGAAGTCATCCGAGACTGGACGAACGGTCGCGGTGCTGATTTGATTTTCAACACGGTAGGTCGCGACGAAGCAACAGCTGATTTCGGACGCCTCGCTTTTTCCGGTCAACTTGCCTTCATCGCCGGTGGTCCCGATCAATCGGTCGTCAAACCGTTTACGCTCTCTCCGTCCGTCCATGAAGTCGCACTCGCTGCTGCTTATGCGAGCAAAGATGACCGTGCCATCCGAAACCTTGGTCATATGGCGAATGAGCTTCTAAAACTCGTTTCAGCAAAAGAACTTGATCCGCTCGTCACGGAAGAAATTCCGGCGGCAGACATCGTCAAAGGTTTACAACGTTTGTCAGAGCGACACGTCCGCGGAAAAATCATCGCGACGTTTTAA
- the pyrF gene encoding orotidine-5'-phosphate decarboxylase — MEQLYIALDFESANQVERFLEKLAPYRPAVKIGMELYYAEGPAFVRHLVKQGHAVFLDLKVHDIPETARRTMRIIGQLGVELTNVHAAGGKTMMQAALAGLRETSADTRLIAVTQLTSTDQAMLTDLMIPHTMDEVVAHYAREAEQSGLDGVVCSALDTTHIKTICQPGFQLVTPGIRPNGTAANDQKRIATVTDAGRNGATDLVIGRAITQAENPKVVYEALLSEWKGITS, encoded by the coding sequence ATGGAGCAACTTTACATCGCGCTTGATTTTGAGTCAGCCAACCAAGTCGAACGATTTTTAGAAAAATTGGCACCATACCGTCCGGCAGTCAAAATCGGGATGGAGCTGTATTATGCGGAAGGTCCCGCTTTTGTCCGGCATTTGGTCAAACAAGGACATGCTGTTTTTCTCGATTTAAAAGTCCATGATATTCCAGAAACGGCCCGGCGGACGATGCGGATCATTGGTCAACTCGGTGTTGAACTGACGAACGTCCACGCAGCAGGTGGAAAAACAATGATGCAGGCGGCCCTTGCAGGATTACGCGAGACGTCGGCCGATACACGGTTAATTGCCGTCACACAGCTGACATCGACTGATCAAGCGATGTTGACCGACCTGATGATTCCACACACGATGGACGAGGTAGTTGCGCATTATGCCCGCGAAGCCGAACAGTCCGGTCTTGACGGAGTCGTGTGTTCCGCTCTCGATACGACACACATCAAGACCATCTGTCAACCCGGATTCCAACTGGTCACGCCGGGAATCCGGCCAAACGGGACGGCAGCAAATGATCAAAAACGGATTGCGACCGTGACGGACGCCGGGCGAAACGGGGCAACGGATCTCGTCATCGGACGTGCCATCACACAGGCAGAGAATCCGAAAGTTGTCTATGAAGCATTACTCTCAGAATGGAAGGGGATCACATCATGA
- the pyrE gene encoding orotate phosphoribosyltransferase produces MNQLAKALLEIEAVTLAPTTPYTWASGLRSPIYCDNRLTLSSPAVRTLIADKLAERIRPLNVDVIAGTATAGIPHAALVAERLGLPMIYIRGSAKGHGKGNQIEGRLHAGQRVIVIEDLLSTGMSSIEATQAVEAAGGTVVRIQAIFSYGMTRLKENLTAAEVEADALLTFTELLETAVETAYISKEEQDALRTWSVDPVHWSETFLAVAKTNG; encoded by the coding sequence ATGAATCAACTAGCAAAAGCTTTACTCGAAATCGAAGCGGTCACGTTAGCACCGACGACACCGTATACGTGGGCGAGCGGGTTACGGTCACCCATTTATTGTGACAACCGATTGACTTTATCCAGTCCGGCCGTTCGGACGCTGATTGCCGACAAATTAGCGGAACGCATCCGCCCCTTAAACGTCGATGTCATCGCCGGGACGGCAACAGCCGGCATTCCGCATGCGGCGCTCGTCGCAGAACGACTGGGTCTTCCAATGATTTATATCCGCGGAAGTGCGAAAGGACACGGAAAAGGAAATCAGATTGAAGGACGATTGCACGCCGGACAACGTGTCATCGTCATCGAAGATTTACTATCGACCGGGATGTCTTCAATTGAAGCCACTCAAGCAGTTGAAGCAGCCGGGGGAACCGTCGTCCGGATTCAAGCCATCTTCTCTTACGGCATGACACGACTGAAGGAAAACTTAACGGCAGCCGAAGTGGAGGCGGATGCATTACTGACGTTCACAGAATTGCTGGAGACAGCTGTCGAGACGGCATACATTTCCAAAGAAGAACAGGACGCTTTACGGACCTGGTCAGTCGATCCGGTGCATTGGAGTGAAACGTTCCTTGCAGTCGCCAAGACAAATGGATGA
- a CDS encoding dihydroorotate dehydrogenase, with protein sequence MNRLQVVLPGLHLKNPIIPASGCFGFGEEFAKLYDLSMLGGIMIKAATGEERYGNPTPRVAESGMGMLNAIGLQNPGVDGIIAQKLPFLSQFDTEIIANVAGSTPEEYEEVTRRISRDPVVKAIELNISCPNVKSGGLQFGTDPKMAAELTRRVKAVSEKPVYVKLSPNVTSIVEMAQAVEQAGADGLTMINTLVGMRIDVRTGQPILANRIGGLSGPAIKPVAIRMIHDVAQVVSIPIIGMGGVMEVDDVLEMIYAGASAVAIGTANFVNPFICQELITALPKRMDELGIEHILDIRGKAYGATLHRA encoded by the coding sequence ATGAACCGTCTGCAAGTGGTCTTGCCCGGTCTGCATTTAAAAAATCCGATCATTCCGGCGTCCGGATGTTTCGGATTCGGTGAAGAGTTTGCCAAACTGTACGATTTATCGATGCTTGGCGGCATCATGATCAAAGCGGCGACCGGAGAAGAGCGGTATGGCAATCCGACGCCGCGGGTTGCAGAGAGCGGTATGGGCATGCTGAATGCGATCGGTTTACAAAATCCAGGTGTCGACGGAATCATCGCACAGAAATTACCGTTTCTCAGTCAGTTTGATACAGAAATCATTGCGAACGTGGCCGGCTCGACACCAGAAGAATATGAGGAAGTCACAAGACGGATCAGCCGGGATCCGGTCGTTAAAGCAATCGAGTTGAACATCTCCTGTCCAAACGTCAAGTCCGGCGGGTTGCAGTTCGGAACGGATCCGAAGATGGCGGCTGAGCTGACACGGCGCGTCAAAGCGGTTTCCGAAAAACCGGTCTATGTCAAATTATCTCCGAATGTCACGTCGATTGTTGAGATGGCCCAAGCAGTTGAACAGGCGGGTGCGGATGGACTGACGATGATCAATACACTTGTCGGGATGCGGATCGACGTTCGGACCGGTCAACCGATTTTGGCTAACCGGATCGGCGGATTGTCCGGACCAGCCATCAAACCGGTTGCCATTCGGATGATTCACGATGTCGCCCAAGTCGTCTCGATTCCGATTATCGGGATGGGAGGCGTCATGGAAGTGGATGATGTACTCGAGATGATTTACGCAGGCGCGTCAGCGGTAGCAATCGGAACGGCTAATTTCGTGAATCCGTTCATTTGTCAGGAACTGATAACGGCATTGCCGAAACGAATGGACGAGTTAGGCATTGAACACATTTTGGACATCAGGGGGAAAGCATATGGAGCAACTTTACATCGCGCTTGA
- a CDS encoding GNAT family N-acetyltransferase: MLTHYRDYESFKQVAVPILERRPDVHQLPLGILERGDVPILMAIAEEGNRTIVVLQTIEEQAILAGDVFTYEGIRKLSRILNCPGYVGEQAIIEPLLVSHSPFQIKMDQGIYALTTVIPPVTLDYEFCLIEEQFADQAVAFGWSFIQETGALPATERSRLKNEQTIRKHIQADTLFGLFDGDQLLAMASSSRPTASGVTISYVFTPQKWRKQGIASYLVACLSEHLLQQYPMVSLYTDWSNPTSNKIYQAVGFELVGRSVQITKRPKYQ; this comes from the coding sequence ATGTTGACCCATTATCGTGATTATGAGAGCTTCAAACAGGTTGCGGTCCCGATACTCGAACGACGACCGGATGTCCATCAGTTGCCGCTCGGCATATTGGAGCGTGGAGATGTTCCGATTTTGATGGCGATTGCAGAAGAAGGAAATCGGACGATTGTCGTCCTGCAAACGATTGAAGAACAGGCGATCCTGGCAGGGGATGTCTTTACATACGAAGGAATTCGAAAGTTATCACGGATTTTGAACTGTCCCGGATATGTCGGCGAGCAGGCAATCATTGAACCGTTGCTGGTTTCGCACAGTCCGTTTCAAATCAAGATGGATCAAGGGATTTACGCATTGACGACGGTCATTCCTCCGGTAACGCTCGACTATGAGTTCTGTCTAATCGAGGAACAGTTTGCTGATCAGGCTGTTGCGTTTGGCTGGTCATTCATCCAGGAGACCGGTGCCTTACCCGCGACAGAACGCAGTCGTTTGAAAAATGAACAAACAATCCGAAAACATATTCAAGCAGATACCTTGTTTGGTCTGTTCGACGGGGATCAGTTGCTCGCGATGGCGTCTTCCAGTCGACCAACTGCTTCCGGTGTGACGATTTCGTATGTCTTCACCCCGCAAAAATGGCGGAAGCAAGGGATTGCTTCTTACTTAGTGGCATGTTTGTCCGAGCATTTATTACAGCAGTATCCGATGGTGTCATTGTACACGGACTGGTCGAATCCGACGTCGAACAAGATTTATCAAGCAGTCGGCTTTGAACTCGTCGGACGTTCGGTACAAATTACGAAACGTCCGAAATACCAATGA
- a CDS encoding dihydroorotate dehydrogenase electron transfer subunit: MIQLLTVVTRRQIASGATELVCRRPDATSIEPGRFMHLRVGPLLRRPISIANVEGDLITFLFKEIGQGTKELARLRAGDQIDALGPLGNGFPVEHVARDAKIVLVGGGIGVPPLYYTMRRLVERGIACEAILGFDTADSVFYEDEFRKLGPTTVTTIDGTAGIQGFVTAALDSNRFDTLFACGPEPMLRSIQQVPIEHKFLSIENRMGCGIGACFACVCPTPDGHYVKTCSDGPVFRAEEVIL, encoded by the coding sequence ATGATTCAACTCTTGACGGTCGTGACACGACGACAAATTGCTTCAGGCGCGACAGAATTAGTCTGTCGCCGCCCTGATGCGACGTCCATCGAACCAGGTCGGTTCATGCATTTACGGGTCGGTCCGTTATTACGTCGCCCGATCTCAATCGCTAACGTCGAAGGAGATTTAATCACGTTTTTGTTCAAGGAAATCGGTCAAGGTACAAAAGAACTGGCGCGTCTTCGGGCAGGGGATCAAATCGATGCGCTCGGTCCACTCGGAAACGGGTTTCCGGTCGAACATGTTGCGCGTGATGCCAAAATTGTTTTAGTCGGGGGAGGCATAGGGGTTCCGCCGCTTTATTATACGATGCGCCGATTGGTTGAACGGGGAATTGCCTGCGAAGCGATTTTGGGATTCGATACAGCAGACAGTGTCTTTTATGAAGACGAGTTTCGAAAACTTGGTCCGACGACCGTGACGACCATCGATGGGACAGCGGGAATCCAAGGATTCGTGACCGCCGCGCTCGACAGCAACCGGTTCGATACACTGTTCGCCTGTGGACCGGAACCGATGTTACGCTCGATTCAACAGGTTCCAATCGAACATAAGTTTTTATCGATTGAAAACCGGATGGGGTGCGGCATTGGCGCCTGTTTCGCTTGTGTCTGTCCGACACCTGACGGACATTATGTCAAAACCTGTTCCGATGGTCCGGTCTTTCGGGCAGAAGAGGTGATCCTATGA
- a CDS encoding lactoylglutathione lyase family protein — protein MNYPRNFSHIGLSVPNLEQAISFYSEVMGWYIIMEPSDVMEDDSPIGVMCTDVFGAGWEKFRIAHMATGDRVGIELFEFPNNEQPENNFEFWKTGIFHYAIQDPDIEGMVEKIVAHGGKQRMPIREYYPGEKPYRMVYCEDPFGNLVELYSHSYELTYSEGAY, from the coding sequence ATGAACTATCCACGTAATTTTTCGCACATCGGACTGTCTGTCCCGAATTTAGAACAAGCCATTTCGTTTTACTCGGAGGTCATGGGCTGGTATATCATCATGGAACCATCTGATGTCATGGAGGATGATTCGCCGATCGGTGTCATGTGTACGGATGTCTTCGGAGCCGGCTGGGAGAAATTCCGCATTGCGCATATGGCAACAGGTGACCGGGTCGGGATCGAGTTATTTGAGTTCCCGAACAACGAACAACCGGAAAACAATTTTGAATTCTGGAAGACAGGTATTTTCCACTATGCGATTCAAGATCCGGATATTGAAGGAATGGTCGAAAAAATCGTCGCGCATGGCGGCAAACAACGGATGCCGATCCGTGAATATTATCCAGGCGAAAAACCGTACCGGATGGTGTACTGCGAAGATCCGTTCGGCAACCTCGTTGAACTGTATTCCCATTCGTATGAGCTGACCTACTCGGAAGGAGCGTATTAA